In Streptomyces sp. NBC_00704, a genomic segment contains:
- a CDS encoding putative cobaltochelatase, whose amino-acid sequence MSTPFPFTAVVGQDDLRLALLLNAVSPAVGGVLVRGEKGTAKSTAVRALSALMPALDVVVGCRFSCDPGSPDPACPDGPHEPGAFATRPARTVELPVGASEDRLVGALDIERALAEGVKAFEPGLLADAHRGILYVDEVNLLHDHLVDLLLDAAAMGASYVEREGVSVRHAARFLLVGTMNPEEGELRPQLLDRFGLTVEVAASREPDLRVEVVRRRLAYDDDPAAFAARWADEEAAVRARIAAARALLPSVRLGDAALRQIAATCAAFEVDGMRADIVMARTATALAAWAGRTDVLAEDVRQAALLALPHRRRRNPFDAPGLDEDRLDETLEEFGGRDDCAPGDDAGAGPDDDPGDGDRGDGGPDDGPDDDGPGGGGGRPAPDAAPDGGDAGARPEAGQDGAPQPSGPSERSAVRAAEPFRTKVLSVPGIGEGAAGRRSRARTEHGRTTGARRPRGALTKLHLAATVQAAAPHQRARGRSGPGLVVRRDDLRQATREGREGNLVLFVVDASGSMAARQRMSAVKGAVLSLLLDAYQRRDKVGLVTFRGAAAELALPPTSSVDAAAVRLESLPTGGRTPLAAGLLKAHDVLRVERLRDPARRALVVVVTDGRATGGPEPVALAGRAARLFAADGVACVVVDCESGPVRLGLAGQLAGELGGAAVTLEELRADSIAGLVKDVQGTSRRAA is encoded by the coding sequence GTGAGCACTCCTTTCCCGTTCACGGCCGTGGTCGGCCAGGACGACCTGCGGCTCGCGCTGCTGCTGAACGCCGTGTCGCCGGCGGTGGGCGGTGTGCTGGTCCGCGGCGAGAAGGGCACCGCCAAGTCGACGGCCGTGCGGGCCCTGTCGGCGCTGATGCCGGCGCTGGACGTGGTCGTCGGCTGCCGGTTCTCCTGCGACCCCGGCTCCCCCGACCCGGCCTGCCCGGACGGCCCGCACGAGCCGGGGGCGTTCGCGACGCGGCCGGCGCGCACGGTCGAGCTGCCGGTGGGCGCGTCGGAGGACCGCCTGGTCGGCGCCCTCGACATCGAGCGGGCGCTCGCCGAGGGCGTCAAGGCCTTCGAGCCGGGGCTCCTCGCGGACGCGCACCGCGGGATCCTCTACGTCGACGAGGTCAACCTGCTGCACGACCACCTGGTCGACCTGCTGCTGGACGCGGCCGCGATGGGCGCCTCGTACGTGGAGCGCGAGGGCGTCTCCGTGCGGCACGCGGCGCGGTTCCTGCTCGTGGGCACGATGAACCCCGAAGAGGGCGAACTGCGGCCGCAGTTGCTGGACCGGTTCGGGCTGACGGTGGAGGTGGCCGCCTCGCGCGAGCCCGACCTGCGGGTGGAGGTCGTCCGGCGCAGGCTCGCCTACGACGACGATCCGGCCGCCTTCGCGGCGCGCTGGGCGGACGAGGAGGCCGCCGTGCGTGCGCGGATCGCGGCCGCGCGTGCGCTGCTGCCGTCGGTGCGGCTGGGCGACGCGGCGCTGCGGCAGATCGCGGCGACCTGCGCCGCGTTCGAGGTGGACGGCATGCGGGCGGACATCGTCATGGCGCGCACGGCCACCGCGCTGGCCGCCTGGGCCGGGCGCACCGACGTCCTCGCGGAGGACGTGCGGCAGGCCGCGCTGCTGGCGCTGCCGCACCGGCGGCGGCGCAATCCCTTCGACGCGCCGGGCCTCGACGAGGACAGGCTCGACGAGACGCTGGAGGAGTTCGGCGGCCGGGACGACTGTGCCCCCGGTGACGACGCCGGCGCCGGACCGGACGACGACCCGGGGGACGGCGACCGCGGCGACGGCGGTCCCGACGACGGACCCGACGACGACGGACCCGGCGGAGGCGGCGGCCGGCCCGCCCCCGACGCCGCTCCGGACGGCGGCGACGCGGGGGCCCGGCCCGAGGCCGGGCAGGACGGCGCACCGCAGCCGTCGGGCCCCTCCGAGCGGTCGGCCGTGCGGGCCGCCGAGCCGTTCCGCACCAAGGTGCTGAGTGTGCCGGGCATCGGCGAGGGGGCCGCCGGACGCCGGTCGCGGGCCCGGACCGAGCACGGCCGCACCACGGGCGCGCGCAGGCCCAGGGGCGCCCTGACCAAGCTGCATCTGGCGGCGACCGTGCAGGCGGCCGCGCCGCACCAGCGGGCGCGCGGGCGCAGCGGGCCCGGCCTGGTGGTGCGGCGGGACGATCTGCGGCAGGCGACCCGCGAGGGGCGCGAGGGCAACCTCGTGCTGTTCGTGGTCGACGCCTCCGGGTCGATGGCGGCCCGGCAGCGGATGAGCGCGGTGAAGGGCGCGGTGCTGTCGCTGCTCCTCGACGCCTACCAGCGGCGCGACAAGGTGGGGCTCGTGACGTTCCGGGGGGCCGCGGCCGAGCTGGCGCTGCCGCCCACCTCGTCGGTGGACGCCGCCGCCGTACGGCTGGAGTCGCTGCCCACGGGCGGGCGCACGCCGCTGGCCGCCGGGCTGCTGAAGGCGCACGACGTGCTGCGGGTGGAGCGGCTGCGCGATCCGGCGCGCCGGGCGCTGGTCGTGGTGGTCACCGACGGGCGGGCCACCGGCGGGCCGGAGCCCGTCGCCCTCGCCGGGCGGGCGGCCCGGCTGTTCGCGGCCGACGGCGTCGCCTGCGTGGTCGTGGACTGCGAGTCCGGGCCCGTGCGGCTGGGGCTCGCCGGGCAGTTGGCCGGTGAGCTGGGCGGCGCCGCCGTCACGCTGGAGGAGCTGCGGGCGGACTCCATCGCCGGGCTGGTCAAGGACGTGCAGGGGACTTCGAGGAGGGCCGCGTAA
- a CDS encoding sirohydrochlorin chelatase, with protein sequence MTTPPPALLIAGHGTRDEAGAEAFRDFVRELGRRRPELPVAGGFIELSPPPLGDAVSELVERGVRRFAAVPLMLVSAGHAKGDIPAALSREKERHPGISYTYGRPLGPHPALLNVLERRLDEALGTADRTPGDVADVTVLLVGRGSTDPDANAEVHKAARLLWEGRGYAGVETAFVSLAAPDVPGGLDRCARLGARRIVVLPYFLFTGILPDRVRQQTGDWAAAHPEVEVRSADVIGPEPELLDLVMERYEEAVKGDLRMNCDSCVYRIALPGFEDKVGMAQQPHFHPDDEGHHHGGHHHDGHHHGHPHSHAH encoded by the coding sequence GTGACCACCCCGCCGCCCGCCCTGCTCATCGCCGGCCATGGCACCCGCGACGAGGCCGGAGCCGAGGCGTTCCGCGACTTCGTCCGGGAGCTGGGCCGCCGCCGTCCGGAACTGCCCGTCGCGGGCGGCTTCATCGAGCTGTCCCCGCCGCCGCTGGGCGACGCGGTGAGCGAACTGGTGGAGCGCGGCGTGCGGCGCTTCGCGGCCGTCCCGCTGATGCTGGTGTCCGCCGGACACGCCAAGGGCGACATCCCGGCCGCCCTGTCGCGCGAGAAGGAGCGCCATCCGGGGATCTCCTACACCTACGGGCGTCCGCTGGGCCCGCACCCGGCGCTGCTGAACGTGCTGGAGCGGCGGCTGGACGAGGCCCTGGGCACGGCGGACCGCACGCCCGGGGACGTGGCCGACGTGACCGTGCTGCTGGTCGGGCGCGGCTCGACGGACCCCGACGCCAACGCCGAGGTGCACAAGGCGGCCCGGCTGCTGTGGGAGGGACGCGGGTACGCGGGCGTGGAGACCGCGTTCGTCTCGCTGGCCGCCCCGGACGTGCCCGGCGGGCTGGACCGGTGCGCGCGGCTGGGCGCGCGGCGGATCGTCGTCCTGCCGTACTTCCTGTTCACCGGAATCCTGCCGGACCGGGTGCGGCAGCAGACCGGGGACTGGGCGGCCGCGCACCCGGAGGTCGAGGTGCGCTCGGCCGACGTCATCGGTCCCGAGCCGGAGCTGCTCGACCTGGTGATGGAGCGGTACGAGGAGGCCGTCAAGGGCGACCTGCGGATGAACTGCGACTCGTGCGTGTACCGGATCGCGCTGCCGGGCTTCGAGGACAAGGTGGGGATGGCGCAGCAGCCGCACTTCCACCCCGACGACGAGGGACACCACCACGGCGGGCACCACCACGACGGCCACCACCACGGGCACCCGCACTCCCATGCGCACTGA
- a CDS encoding ZIP family metal transporter yields the protein MAVFVALGAFLMTLAGGWTAQRVTDRRHLVLGLAGGLMLGVVGLDLLPEALEAAGAEVFGVPAALLLFVAGFLVAHLVERLLAVRQAAHGAEEHACAAADRAHPGHRHHAGPDPDGPGHDGPGHDGTGHEGAGHEGAGHDGTGHQDTVAGVPARQDTARHGTAQDGRAPEVGLTAAAAMVFHSAMDGVAIGAAFQVGGGMGLAVALAVIAHDFADGFNTYTITSLYGNARRKALAMLFADAAAPIAGAASTTFVTIPEQLLGGYLGFFGGALLYLAAAEILPEAHHEHPARSTVLCTIAGAAFIWLVVGLAA from the coding sequence ATGGCGGTCTTCGTCGCGCTCGGCGCGTTCCTCATGACGCTGGCAGGCGGCTGGACGGCACAACGCGTCACCGACCGCCGTCACCTGGTGCTGGGCCTGGCCGGCGGCCTCATGCTGGGCGTGGTCGGCCTGGACCTGCTGCCGGAGGCCCTGGAGGCGGCCGGCGCGGAGGTGTTCGGCGTCCCGGCCGCGCTGCTGCTGTTCGTGGCGGGCTTCCTGGTGGCCCATCTGGTGGAACGGCTGCTGGCGGTCCGCCAGGCCGCCCACGGGGCCGAGGAGCACGCCTGCGCCGCGGCGGACCGGGCCCACCCCGGTCACCGCCACCACGCCGGACCGGACCCCGACGGCCCCGGACACGACGGCCCCGGGCACGACGGCACAGGACACGAGGGCGCCGGGCACGAGGGGGCCGGGCACGACGGCACGGGACACCAGGACACGGTCGCCGGCGTCCCGGCCCGTCAGGACACGGCCCGCCACGGCACGGCACAGGACGGCAGGGCTCCGGAGGTCGGCCTGACGGCGGCCGCCGCCATGGTCTTCCACAGCGCCATGGACGGCGTGGCGATCGGTGCGGCCTTCCAGGTCGGCGGCGGCATGGGGCTCGCCGTGGCCCTGGCGGTCATCGCCCACGACTTCGCGGACGGCTTCAACACCTACACGATCACCAGCCTGTACGGGAACGCCCGGCGCAAGGCGCTCGCCATGCTGTTCGCGGACGCGGCGGCGCCGATCGCGGGCGCCGCCTCGACGACCTTCGTCACCATTCCCGAGCAGCTGCTCGGCGGCTACCTGGGCTTCTTCGGCGGCGCGCTGCTCTACCTGGCGGCCGCCGAGATCCTTCCCGAGGCCCACCACGAGCACCCCGCCCGCTCGACCGTGCTGTGCACGATCGCGGGCGCGGCCTTCATCTGGCTGGTGGTGGGCCTGGCAGCGTGA
- the cobJ gene encoding precorrin-3B C(17)-methyltransferase, whose translation MIGLICATAAGAAARDRLAAAWPDRTRVYDGPVGDAVRRAFGECEQLVCFLATGAVVRLVAPLLSDKASDPGVVCVDEAGRFAVSLVGGHGGGANELAVVVGGLLGAEPVVTTATDAVGVPGLDTLGLPVEGDVAGVTRALLDGGPVALDAEVAWPLPALPFTARERTPGMPVVRLTDRAVAPGDGEVLVRPPSLVVGVGASRGVPADEVLGLVEGALRDAGLSPRSLAALVTVDAKRDEPGIVEAAARLAVPVVTYPAEELAKVEVPNPSDAPLAAVGTPSVAEASALARGGELLVPKRKSARADGHASMATCAVVRRPARGRLAVVGLGPGARDLLTPRAAAELRRAAVLVGLDQYVDQIRDLLRPGTRILESGLGAEEERARTAVEEARRGQAVALIGSGDAGVYAMASPALAEASDDIDVVGVPGVTAALAAGAILGAPLGHDHVSISLSDLHTPWEVIERRVRAAAEADLVVTFYNPRSRGRDWQLPKALSILAGHRDPATPVGVVRNASRPDGTSRLTTLAELDPAWVDMMTVVTVGNTATRNIAGRMVTPRGYRWQEAAPEQPR comes from the coding sequence GTGATCGGCCTCATCTGCGCCACCGCGGCGGGCGCGGCGGCACGCGACCGGCTGGCCGCGGCCTGGCCGGACCGCACCCGCGTGTACGACGGGCCCGTGGGCGACGCCGTACGGCGGGCGTTCGGCGAGTGCGAGCAGCTCGTGTGCTTCCTCGCCACGGGCGCGGTCGTCCGGCTCGTCGCGCCCCTGCTGTCCGACAAGGCGTCCGACCCCGGTGTGGTGTGCGTCGACGAGGCCGGGCGGTTCGCCGTCTCGCTGGTCGGCGGACACGGCGGCGGCGCGAACGAACTCGCCGTCGTGGTGGGCGGGTTGCTGGGCGCGGAGCCCGTGGTGACCACGGCCACGGACGCGGTGGGCGTCCCCGGTCTGGACACCCTCGGCCTGCCGGTGGAGGGCGATGTGGCCGGCGTGACACGGGCCCTGCTGGACGGCGGGCCGGTCGCGCTGGACGCCGAGGTGGCGTGGCCGCTGCCGGCGCTGCCGTTCACGGCGCGCGAGCGCACGCCGGGCATGCCGGTCGTGCGCCTGACGGACCGCGCGGTCGCGCCCGGCGACGGCGAGGTGCTGGTGCGCCCGCCGTCCCTGGTCGTCGGCGTCGGCGCGTCCAGGGGCGTGCCGGCCGACGAGGTGCTCGGCCTGGTCGAGGGCGCGCTGCGGGACGCGGGGCTGTCCCCGCGCAGCCTCGCCGCGCTCGTCACGGTGGACGCCAAGCGCGACGAGCCCGGCATCGTCGAGGCGGCGGCGCGGCTCGCGGTGCCCGTGGTGACGTACCCGGCCGAGGAGCTGGCGAAGGTCGAGGTGCCCAACCCCTCCGACGCGCCCCTTGCGGCCGTGGGCACCCCGTCGGTCGCCGAGGCGTCCGCGCTCGCCCGCGGCGGTGAACTCCTGGTCCCCAAGCGCAAGTCGGCGCGGGCGGACGGGCACGCCTCGATGGCCACCTGCGCCGTCGTACGGCGTCCCGCGCGCGGCCGGCTCGCGGTCGTCGGGCTCGGTCCCGGCGCCCGCGACCTGCTCACCCCGCGCGCCGCGGCCGAGCTGCGCCGGGCCGCCGTGCTCGTCGGTCTCGACCAGTACGTCGACCAGATCCGCGACCTGCTGCGGCCGGGCACCCGGATCCTGGAGTCCGGGCTGGGCGCCGAGGAGGAGCGGGCCCGCACGGCCGTCGAGGAGGCCCGGCGCGGACAGGCCGTCGCGCTCATCGGCAGCGGCGACGCGGGCGTGTACGCCATGGCCTCCCCCGCGCTCGCCGAGGCGTCCGACGACATCGACGTGGTCGGGGTGCCCGGCGTGACGGCCGCGCTCGCGGCCGGCGCGATCCTCGGCGCCCCGCTCGGCCACGACCACGTGTCCATCAGCCTCTCCGACCTGCACACGCCGTGGGAGGTCATCGAGCGCCGGGTGCGCGCGGCGGCCGAGGCGGATCTCGTGGTCACCTTCTACAACCCCCGTTCGCGGGGCCGCGACTGGCAGCTGCCCAAGGCGCTGTCGATCCTCGCCGGTCACCGGGACCCCGCCACGCCGGTGGGCGTCGTGCGCAACGCGTCCCGGCCGGACGGCACCAGCAGGCTGACCACGCTCGCCGAACTCGACCCGGCCTGGGTCGACATGATGACGGTCGTCACCGTCGGCAACACCGCCACCCGGAACATCGCGGGACGCATGGTGACGCCCCGCGGCTACCGCTGGCAGGAAGCCGCGCCGGAACAGCCCCGATGA
- the cobO gene encoding cob(I)yrinic acid a,c-diamide adenosyltransferase, which produces MPQGQPSVVPDDGLTTRQRRNRPLVVVHTGVGKGKSTAAFGLALRAWNQGWPIGVFQFVKSAKWKVGEENALRVLGASGEGGSVDWHKMGEGWSWVQRGLQGDNSTNEEKAREGWEQVKRDLAAETYKLYVLDEFAYPLHWGWVDVDEVVDVLRHRPGAQHVVITGRNAPDELLDAADLVTDMSKVKHPMDAGQKGQRGIEW; this is translated from the coding sequence ATGCCGCAGGGACAGCCGAGCGTCGTGCCGGACGACGGACTGACGACCCGCCAGCGCCGCAACCGGCCGCTGGTGGTCGTGCACACCGGCGTCGGCAAGGGCAAGTCGACCGCCGCGTTCGGGCTCGCCCTGCGGGCCTGGAACCAGGGCTGGCCGATCGGGGTGTTCCAGTTCGTCAAGTCGGCGAAGTGGAAGGTCGGCGAGGAGAACGCGCTGCGCGTGCTGGGGGCGTCCGGTGAGGGCGGCTCCGTGGACTGGCACAAGATGGGCGAGGGCTGGTCCTGGGTGCAGCGCGGTCTCCAGGGCGACAACTCGACCAACGAGGAGAAGGCCCGCGAGGGCTGGGAGCAGGTCAAGCGGGACCTGGCCGCCGAGACGTACAAGCTGTACGTGCTCGACGAGTTCGCGTATCCCCTGCACTGGGGCTGGGTCGACGTCGACGAGGTCGTCGACGTTCTGCGTCACCGGCCGGGCGCCCAGCACGTGGTGATCACCGGGCGCAACGCGCCGGACGAGCTCCTCGACGCCGCCGACCTCGTGACGGACATGTCCAAGGTCAAGCATCCGATGGACGCGGGCCAGAAGGGCCAGCGGGGCATCGAGTGGTGA
- a CDS encoding cobyrinate a,c-diamide synthase: MLTSPSRVPRLVVAAPSSGSGKTTVATGLMAAFAARGLAVSPHKVGPDYIDPGYHSLAAGRVGRNLDAYLCGPELVAPLFLHGARGCDVAVVEGVMGMFDGAAGEGELASTAQVAKLLRAPVVLVVDASSQSRSVAALVHGFASWDPRVRIGGVILNKVASDRHEELLREALEAAGTPVLGVLRRAPQVDTPSRHLGLVPVAERRAAAVEAVAAMAAQVAHGCDLDALFALARGAGELPDAPWDPAEALSTPPAAPGVPAAAPAAVPAAVRRPVVALAGGPAFTFSYAEHAELLSAAGAETVVFDPLRDERLPDGTDGLVIGGGFPEVYAAELSANEPLRGAVAALAESGAPVAAECAGLLYLCRELDGLPMCGVLDARARMSERLTLGYRDAVAVSDSVLAPAGTRMRGHEFHRTVVEPGAGPVPAWGVRAPEPRVEGFVRQGVHASYLHTHWAAEPGAARRFVERCRTS; the protein is encoded by the coding sequence GTGCTGACCTCCCCCTCCCGCGTGCCCCGGCTGGTGGTCGCCGCGCCCTCCTCGGGCAGCGGCAAGACCACCGTCGCCACGGGCCTGATGGCCGCGTTCGCCGCGCGCGGGCTCGCCGTGTCCCCGCACAAGGTCGGGCCCGACTACATCGACCCCGGGTACCACTCGCTCGCCGCCGGGCGGGTGGGGCGCAACCTCGACGCGTACCTGTGCGGGCCGGAGCTGGTCGCTCCGCTGTTCCTGCACGGGGCGCGGGGGTGCGACGTCGCCGTGGTCGAGGGCGTGATGGGGATGTTCGACGGGGCCGCCGGGGAGGGGGAGCTGGCCTCCACCGCCCAGGTGGCGAAGCTGCTGCGGGCGCCGGTGGTGCTGGTCGTCGACGCGTCGTCGCAGTCGCGGTCGGTGGCGGCGCTGGTGCACGGGTTCGCCTCCTGGGACCCGCGGGTGCGGATCGGGGGCGTGATCCTGAACAAGGTCGCCTCCGACCGGCACGAGGAGCTGCTGCGCGAGGCGCTGGAGGCGGCCGGGACGCCGGTGCTGGGGGTGCTGCGGCGGGCTCCGCAGGTGGACACCCCCTCGCGGCACCTCGGGCTGGTTCCGGTCGCCGAACGGCGGGCCGCGGCGGTCGAGGCGGTCGCGGCGATGGCCGCGCAGGTGGCGCACGGCTGCGACCTGGACGCGCTGTTCGCGCTGGCGCGGGGTGCCGGGGAGCTGCCCGACGCGCCCTGGGACCCGGCCGAGGCCCTCTCCACGCCCCCGGCGGCCCCCGGCGTCCCGGCGGCGGCGCCCGCCGCCGTCCCCGCGGCCGTGCGCCGGCCGGTCGTGGCCCTGGCCGGGGGCCCCGCGTTCACCTTCTCCTACGCCGAGCACGCGGAACTGCTGTCCGCCGCGGGCGCCGAGACGGTCGTCTTCGACCCCCTGCGGGACGAGCGGCTGCCCGACGGGACGGACGGCCTGGTGATCGGCGGCGGGTTCCCCGAGGTGTACGCCGCCGAGCTGTCCGCCAACGAGCCGCTGCGCGGGGCCGTCGCCGCGCTCGCGGAGTCCGGGGCGCCGGTCGCCGCCGAGTGCGCGGGGCTGCTGTATCTGTGCCGCGAGCTGGACGGGCTGCCGATGTGCGGGGTCCTCGACGCGCGGGCCCGGATGTCCGAACGGCTCACCCTCGGCTACCGCGACGCCGTCGCCGTGAGCGACAGCGTGCTCGCCCCGGCCGGCACCCGGATGCGGGGGCACGAGTTCCACCGCACCGTCGTCGAGCCCGGGGCCGGGCCGGTCCCCGCGTGGGGTGTGCGCGCCCCCGAGCCGCGGGTCGAGGGCTTCGTACGGCAAGGCGTGCACGCGAGTTATCTGCACACGCACTGGGCGGCCGAGCCCGGTGCGGCCCGTCGGTTCGTCGAGAGGTGCCGGACGTCATGA
- the cobI gene encoding precorrin-2 C(20)-methyltransferase, which produces MSSRLVGVGVGPGDPELVTVKGVNALRAAEVVVVPVMDSGEQGRAEATVVHYVPRDKVVRVVFALNERTDRARREAAWDAAGERVAELLRRHSRVAFATIGDPSVYSTFTYLAQTVAQAVPGVVIETVPGITAMQDLAARSGAVLTEGTEPLTLVPVTAGSAVLKDALAGPGTVVAYKFGRQAAEVAEALRETGRIQDAVWGSALGLAQESIRPAGELDGEPLPYLSTLIAPARREGGRGGKL; this is translated from the coding sequence ATGAGCAGCAGGCTGGTCGGAGTCGGGGTGGGCCCGGGGGATCCGGAGCTGGTGACCGTCAAGGGGGTCAACGCGCTGCGGGCCGCCGAGGTCGTCGTCGTGCCCGTGATGGACAGCGGCGAGCAGGGCCGGGCCGAGGCCACCGTGGTGCACTACGTGCCGCGGGACAAGGTCGTCCGGGTCGTCTTCGCGCTCAACGAGCGCACCGACCGGGCCCGGCGCGAGGCCGCCTGGGACGCCGCCGGGGAGCGGGTCGCCGAGCTGCTGCGGCGGCACTCCCGCGTCGCCTTCGCGACCATCGGGGACCCCAGCGTGTACTCCACGTTCACGTATCTCGCGCAGACCGTGGCACAGGCGGTGCCGGGCGTGGTGATCGAGACCGTCCCCGGCATCACCGCCATGCAGGATCTCGCCGCGCGGTCCGGGGCCGTGCTCACCGAGGGCACCGAGCCGCTGACGCTGGTGCCGGTGACGGCGGGGTCGGCCGTGCTCAAGGACGCGCTCGCCGGACCGGGGACCGTCGTCGCCTACAAGTTCGGGCGGCAGGCCGCGGAGGTCGCCGAGGCGCTGCGCGAGACCGGGCGGATCCAGGACGCGGTGTGGGGGTCGGCGCTCGGGCTGGCCCAGGAGTCGATCCGGCCCGCCGGCGAGCTGGACGGCGAGCCCCTGCCGTACCTGTCCACGCTGATCGCGCCCGCGCGGCGCGAGGGCGGCCGGGGCGGCAAGCTGTGA
- the cobM gene encoding precorrin-4 C(11)-methyltransferase, with protein MADAPTGKVTFVGAGPGAADLLTFRAARAIAEADVVIWAASLVQAEVLAHAREGAEILDSAVMSLEDVVAVYQRAHAEGLKVARIHSGDPALWGGTQEQLDRCEEIGLTTEIVPGVSSFSAVAAIARRELTIPEVAQSVVLTRLGGGKTPMPPGEEVREFAKHGTTMAVFLSAARSGQLVRELLEGGYPTSTPVVVAHQATWPEELVVTCTIGTLEETVKEHRLWKHTLFLVGPALDAHGTRSHLYHPGHFHGHRKADPEARRALRSRGAST; from the coding sequence ATGGCCGATGCCCCCACCGGCAAGGTGACCTTCGTCGGCGCCGGCCCCGGCGCCGCCGACCTGCTGACGTTCCGCGCCGCGCGCGCCATCGCCGAGGCCGACGTCGTGATCTGGGCCGCGAGCCTGGTGCAGGCGGAGGTCCTCGCCCACGCGCGGGAGGGCGCGGAGATCCTCGACTCGGCCGTCATGTCCCTGGAGGACGTCGTGGCCGTGTACCAGCGGGCGCACGCCGAGGGGCTGAAGGTCGCCCGCATCCACTCCGGGGACCCCGCGCTGTGGGGCGGCACGCAGGAGCAGCTCGACCGGTGCGAGGAGATCGGCCTCACCACCGAGATCGTCCCCGGCGTCTCCTCGTTCTCCGCGGTCGCCGCGATCGCCCGCCGCGAGCTGACCATCCCCGAGGTCGCCCAGTCCGTCGTCCTCACCCGGCTCGGCGGCGGCAAGACGCCGATGCCGCCGGGCGAGGAGGTGCGCGAGTTCGCCAAGCACGGCACCACGATGGCCGTCTTCCTGTCCGCCGCGCGCAGCGGGCAGCTCGTGCGGGAGCTGCTGGAGGGCGGCTACCCGACGTCCACCCCCGTCGTCGTCGCCCACCAGGCGACCTGGCCGGAGGAACTCGTCGTGACGTGCACGATCGGGACGCTGGAGGAGACGGTGAAGGAGCACAGGCTCTGGAAGCACACCCTCTTCCTGGTCGGCCCGGCCCTGGACGCGCACGGCACCCGCTCGCACCTGTACCACCCCGGTCACTTCCACGGCCACCGCAAGGCCGACCCGGAGGCCCGGCGCGCCCTGCGCTCGCGGGGCGCGAGCACATGA
- the cbiE gene encoding precorrin-6y C5,15-methyltransferase (decarboxylating) subunit CbiE encodes MSRPITVLGAGTGAPLPAGVAAGAELVVGGRRHLDAVELPASAERIVLGPLAPALDAIAEYVAEDRRVLVLASGDPGFFGIVRALAERFGPRLLDVRPGVSSVAAAFARLGLTWDDAVVVSAHGRDPRTAVNVCRAHPKTAVLTGPGAGPAELGAALARSAPGRTLVVARSLGDPGRERLERVSPAEAAARDWGSAVNVVLCLDETRTPGPARTLAGPAAGPAGWALPEGDFAHRDSMITKFEVRALALARLGPRPGELVWDVGSGSGSVAVECARLGAAVSAVEKAADGVERVRANAAAHGVDVHVVHGAAPDALDGLDEPDAVFVGGGGGDLPGIVARCARRARRTVVVALAALDRVPAVRAALTGAGLDCDGVLLQSSRLAPLPGDVTRLAAANPVFLLWGNRRTAGPSPVNREGVAQ; translated from the coding sequence ATGAGCCGTCCCATCACGGTCCTCGGCGCGGGCACGGGCGCGCCGCTGCCCGCCGGCGTGGCGGCCGGGGCTGAGCTCGTCGTGGGCGGACGCCGGCATCTGGACGCCGTGGAGCTGCCCGCGTCCGCCGAGCGCATCGTGCTCGGCCCGCTGGCGCCCGCCCTGGACGCCATCGCGGAGTACGTCGCCGAGGACCGGCGCGTGCTCGTGCTGGCCTCGGGCGACCCCGGCTTCTTCGGGATCGTGCGGGCGCTCGCCGAGCGGTTCGGGCCCCGGCTGCTCGACGTGCGGCCCGGCGTCTCCTCGGTGGCGGCCGCCTTCGCACGGCTCGGGCTGACCTGGGACGACGCCGTGGTCGTCAGCGCGCACGGGCGGGATCCGCGGACGGCGGTCAACGTCTGCCGGGCGCACCCGAAGACGGCCGTGCTGACCGGGCCGGGCGCCGGGCCCGCCGAGCTGGGCGCGGCCCTCGCGCGCAGCGCGCCCGGCCGCACGCTCGTGGTGGCGCGGTCGCTGGGCGATCCCGGACGCGAGCGCCTGGAACGGGTCTCCCCCGCCGAGGCCGCCGCACGCGACTGGGGAAGCGCCGTGAACGTCGTGCTGTGCCTGGACGAGACCCGGACGCCGGGCCCGGCCCGCACGCTCGCCGGGCCCGCGGCCGGGCCCGCCGGTTGGGCGCTGCCCGAGGGCGACTTCGCGCACCGCGACTCGATGATCACCAAGTTCGAGGTGCGGGCGCTGGCCCTGGCCCGGCTCGGTCCGCGCCCCGGCGAGCTGGTCTGGGACGTCGGCTCCGGTTCGGGGTCGGTGGCCGTGGAGTGCGCCCGGCTCGGCGCCGCCGTCAGCGCCGTGGAGAAGGCGGCGGACGGCGTGGAGCGCGTCCGCGCCAACGCGGCGGCCCACGGCGTCGACGTGCACGTGGTGCACGGCGCCGCGCCGGACGCGCTGGACGGGCTCGACGAGCCCGACGCCGTGTTCGTCGGCGGGGGCGGCGGCGACCTGCCCGGCATCGTGGCGCGGTGCGCGCGGCGGGCCCGGCGCACGGTCGTGGTCGCCCTGGCCGCGCTGGACCGGGTGCCCGCGGTGCGCGCCGCGCTCACCGGCGCCGGCCTCGACTGCGACGGGGTGCTGCTGCAGTCCTCGCGGCTGGCGCCGCTGCCGGGCGACGTGACCCGGCTCGCGGCCGCCAATCCCGTCTTCCTGCTGTGGGGGAACCGGCGCACGGCCGGCCCGTCCCCCGTGAACCGAGAAGGAGTTGCCCAGTGA